The Halorubrum salinarum region CGTCCGGTAGCCAGCCACGCGGGTTGCCTCGGGACACTGCCGCTTGATGAGGAGCGTGTTCCGATACGAGTAGTCGTGGAAGCGACTCTGGACGTCTAGCCACTCCTGGAACTCTTCGCTGGCCTGCGCGTCGTCGACGCCGGCGACGAGGTCGTCGATCCACTGTTCGATAGTGCTGTTCATCTCGTCGGATCGCGTGTCGGTCTGGTCGAAGGAGACCGACGAGTCACTAGTCGTAGCCATTGTGTGCACCGAATCACGTTTACGGCGACTGCGTCTGTTCAGACCGCGCCGCACCCCTCAGAGGCGCATCAGAAACAGCTCCCCGCGAATATCGTTTAAGTAGGGGTGGGAGTTAGAGGATAGTGTTAACAACCGAGGGGACCTCATCTGGCCCGGATGGGGATACTGACTACACTCCGCAAAGCCGTCGAGGGGAAGTCGTCGACGGTGTGGGAGTGCCGGCACTGCGGAGAGACACTCTCAGAGAATGCTAATGAGTGTCCAACTTGCGGTGCCGAAGATGTCGCGTGCTACGAGATCTAATTACGAAGCGTTGATCGCTCCTCAGCGAAGCCGACCGTGACGAGGTACTCGAGGAACTCGTCGAACCGCTCGACGTCGCTAGGCGTGTCGGTCGCAAGGTGACGCGCCCACTCGATGGCCCACTGGAAGGCGGGATCCGTGCCGCCTTTGCCGTGAATGTACCACCACCGGGCCGCTTTCAGCACGACCAGCGGGTTCGTCGGCGGCTGCTCACCGGCGAGCCCACGAGTGATGGATTCGATTTCGTCGGGGATGTCGGCGGGATCGACCTCCGCTGATTGTGTGTTGTCGATATCGACCGGGATCTCGTCGATCGAGACGTTGTCAGGACGCTGTTGTTGACTCACTGGAAGTCACCTCTGAGAGCTTTTGAAGGAGCCCTCGCCCTCTCCGGGGGCACGAAAAACAGGTCACGAAGTCACGCCGGCGGGAGGTAGACGCTCTGCTCGCCGGCGATCTCCTCCAGGTTGTTCCGATGACGGTGGCTGAAGTAGCACTCGTAGCTGCAGTATCCACAGATTGCGCCGGTATCGTATTCGGCCACATACGGGCCGCGGCGAGTTCGCCAAACGTTCGTCCCGCACTCGGTACAGGCGGCGTCCTCGAGATCGGCAGGACTCGGACCCTCGTACTCGACGGTCAGCCCCTCGTCTTCCGGTGTTGATTCAGGCCAGACCCCGTGTTGCTGCCAGAACTCGCGGACGCGGGCGAGGCTGTGACGCACCGTCTTTCGCACGGTGACGTGGTCGGCGTCGCGACCGCTGTCGTCCCAGCCGTCGGCCGTCCAGAACTCACCGAACTGCGCGCCGCGATGCAGCCCGTTCCAGTCGACACCGACGATGTCGGCTGGTGGCTCGTCAGTGAGTGTCGGTCGGGTCAGCTGTCGAATGGCGTCGAGCTGCTTGGGCGGACTCCCGCCGAGAATGTGGACGCGCCGCCCTCTCCAATCGGCTGGGTCGGAGAACTCGTGGGCCAGACGGTCGGCGTATCCCCGTGAATACCCGAGGACGAGGGTCTCGGGTATCGCGTCGATCACCGCCCGCGACTTCGGAACGACGATGAGCTCGGCCTCTGGATAGCTCGCTTGGATCTCACGAGCAGCAGCGACGTGGGCGTCGACGTCGTCGATTTCGTCGACATCCCCGATGACCCCAACCTCTGGTTCGTACTCGAAGAAGCGGTCGACGAACCGCTCCAGATCGGGATTTCGGAAATCGTTGTCGAGCATCCCGACGGGGAGGCTGAGATTCTGATACTGCGTCTCTTGGTACCCACAGTCCTCGCGAAAGCCAGGAAGGAAGCCGAGGTCGACAGCGTCGACGACAAACGGCGCTCGATGCAGAAACGCCACGTAGTCTGCTTGTCTGGCGGCGGCGATTTCGCGGGCGGTGCTGGCGCTGGAGCTCAGCTCGAGGGACATGATTTGGCTCGCGAGGCCGCTGCTGGCTGCCCCGCACCCTTTCAGGGGCCCGAAAAACCGGGGCGCAGCGTATTAACCAACAATAGGGGAACTCACGTGGAGTGTGTTGGTTAAGAATAGAGCTTACTCTTCGTTCTCACGCAGCTCTTCAGCCTTCCACTTGAGCCGGCGCAGAATCTGCGTTCGGTTCTGGTGGGCGTTCTCGTAGGCAACGCACTCCTGGAGGGTTTCCATATCCGGAATCGTCGCGATCCCTGCCTTGATCAGGCGCGTGTTCGGTGCCTCAAGCCGCTTTTCAGGCGGAAATTCGTCTGACGCCTCTGAGTCGTCTGTAGAAGTACCCATAACGGATGCCTCCACCTATTGAGGGCACGAGCAACAGCAGAGAATTGAAGCAGTAGATCTTGGGAAGGTGCACCCACTGCGAATGAGACCATCAAAATAGAGGCCTTCACGACAGGATTCGAGCTGTCTCGAAGCCCAATCAGGCTTCCGAGGATTCGAGCAAAACGAGGTTCTGAACAGGGTATGGGTTATTCTCGCCGGCGAACTCGTCCTCAGGGACGTAATGCCAGAGGTGGCCGTCTACCTGGTAGAGAAACGACTCGCCGCCTTCTGCTTCAACTCGTACTCGTTTCCCGACATTATCGTCTTCTTCCCAGCCGATCACGGTCAACGGCTCGACGGGCCATTCAAAGAATTTGACCGAGTCACCAGACTCCAACTCTTCAAAAGTCTCTATATCCCCCTGCTGTGGCTCTCGCGCGTCAAGAGTCGGATTATGCTCAATAGACATGGTCTCTGGGTACGCCCCTACTCACTTAATACTGTCAGCAGTGGATTCCAGCCGCTAGAACGGAAGCACGCCTGGCGAATTTTCTCTCCGACTGCTCTTAGCCCATCGCCTCTTGGAACCGCTCGCGCAGCGCGTCCTCTCGCTCTTCGAACTGCTCGACTTTCTCCTGCAGGTCGTCGCTGACGCGCTCGATGCTCGCCAGCGCTCGTTCGCCGGCCAGCGACGCCTGTGACCCGTCGGCACCGTCCGCCTCTAGCTGCTGCTCGTACGCCTGCTCGACGCGCTCAATCGTGCCTTCCGGATTGAACAGGATGTCGTTGGCGATGCGGACGTACTGATCGAGGGATGCCCCCTCTTTCCCCTGGAAGAAGTGGGTGAGGGCGTACGTCGCGCCGGAATGCAGCGTCCACATATCGATCTCGAAGGGGGACGCCGCATTGGCTTCTGCATCGCCGGCGGCACGCTCGGCTAGGTAGTCCGGGAACCCCAGCAGAGTGTAGAACTCCGTGACGGTGAACGGGAGTTCGGAGAAGTCGAGTTCGATGTCCTGGGCGTCCCGGATGAACTCGAAGAGGTCATCGGCGACGAGTTCGACCTGTGCGAGGAGCTCCTCCCACCAAGTCCGGAAGTTCCGCACGTCGCCGACGTGTTTGATGACCTCCTTGTCGGTGAGCGAGCGCATCGTGTTCGAACAGTATCCGTCCTGAGCGAACCCTTCCACGTAGACGGCGTGCTCGCCGAAGAAGTCGTAGCCCGACGTGACGCCCATCGTGATCGGATCCGACCGGCCAGGAAGGCGCACCTCGAGACCATCGAACATAATGTCCATGTGGACCTCGCCGCCTCCCCGGTAGCGCCGAATCTCTCCGAACATCACCTCGCCCAGCGGGGTCCCGTCGATGGTCTCCTCGCGGAGGACCTCCTCCAGCGGCCCGTAGACGTCGACCGGGTTGATGATCGAGTAGCTGTCAGTGGGAACGTGGAACAACGGGTCCGTCTCCGCGTCCTCATCTCGAGCCTGCTCCCGAGCCCGACTCGGCTCGACGAGCGCGTTGAACCGCTCCGTCTCGACCCACTCGTCGGTGTACGGATTCTGGTACGCCACGGTCGTCTCGACGGCCTGCGGAAGATCGCGGACCGCCTCGGCGAAGGTCACAGGGTCTGCATTCCCGTGTCGCTCTCGGTACCACTCGGGTAGTTCGGTGTCGGTACGCCCATCGACGCCAGCGAAGATGGTTCTGGACTCTGGATCTTTCATCTCAGTCACCTCACTTCAGGAATCCTCGTCGACGTGCGACTGCATCGTCTCGCGCCCTGCGCCCCTCTCCCGGGCGCAAAAACAACACCACGTTAACCAACGCCCGTCTCTAAATGGCGGGGAGTGTTGGTTAATCCAGATCCAGTCCACGGCTCGGAACAGATGTCGGAACTACTCAGATTCGTCTCTCCGTACCCGGACCTGCTCAGGATTTGGAACCCAGGGGTGTGCTTCCCAGCAATGCCGAGCGTGACTATGCGGTGAGTCGAACTCTCTACTACAGGATCCACACTCGTAGGTGGCATCGGGCCAAGGCTCGCTGACGAACATCGCTGTCACCGTCGTCGCCACCGGCTCGGGGGCCTCGCTCCGCGTAACGTACCTGTAGCCGAGAACCGTCCGTTGCCCCATCGCTGTTCGGGCGATCTCGGTTGGCTTGTCCTCGGGGAGATACACCCAGCGAACGAAGTCGTCGACCGATTTCTTGGCTGAGGGCTGGAGGATGAACCATCGCTCGTGGTCATCTCGGAACAGGTAGCGTTCGGTCCCCCTGTTTTGGAGGTATATTGGGTCATCCCTGCCGGGGACGAGCCGCAGTCCGAGCGACGGCGATACCGGTTTCAAAAGCTGGTCAACGACCGATGGGTCGTCATCTGTCCGGCTCTCCGAGCCAGCCTCCGCTACAAATTCATCGAGACTGGCATTCGTGGTCACGGGGACCACCTCCCGAGGGAGGCCTGTTCCCGGTCGGACTCAGCTGGGACTTCGCAGAGAAACCGCCACTTCGGCTGCTCTCGGATCTGCTTATCGGGGCGATTTCCCGCTTGGCCGGGGTCCGTTTTACCGGCACAGTGCCAGCCCTTGTCTCTGAGCGCTTTGATCATCGAGCCGTCGAAGTCGGCTCGCACGAATGTCACCAGGAGCCGAACGCCTCGTCGCTGGCCGTGCCGACGCACGAACCGTTCCATCGACCGGGCGAGGGCGGCAGAGGCG contains the following coding sequences:
- a CDS encoding zinc-ribbon domain-containing protein — encoded protein: MGILTTLRKAVEGKSSTVWECRHCGETLSENANECPTCGAEDVACYEI
- a CDS encoding DUF6610 family protein, giving the protein MSLELSSSASTAREIAAARQADYVAFLHRAPFVVDAVDLGFLPGFREDCGYQETQYQNLSLPVGMLDNDFRNPDLERFVDRFFEYEPEVGVIGDVDEIDDVDAHVAAAREIQASYPEAELIVVPKSRAVIDAIPETLVLGYSRGYADRLAHEFSDPADWRGRRVHILGGSPPKQLDAIRQLTRPTLTDEPPADIVGVDWNGLHRGAQFGEFWTADGWDDSGRDADHVTVRKTVRHSLARVREFWQQHGVWPESTPEDEGLTVEYEGPSPADLEDAACTECGTNVWRTRRGPYVAEYDTGAICGYCSYECYFSHRHRNNLEEIAGEQSVYLPPA